The Solanum pennellii chromosome 11, SPENNV200 sequence TTATCATTTTACtcctattaattataaaatggatgaattgatttttaaaaaaaatacttttttttcaaaacaaggTATGataggaaaaagaaattatcctttcttgatttatGAAGGTAAACAATAATTAGAAacgattaaaaaggaaaaaaatagacaagtaattaaGAACAGATAAATAAGGaataagatgaaataaaaattttgttgGGTTTCATATATGAGTGCACTGCACCAAATTTGGCCTCTCGTATACACTATGAATCAGATCAATTAaacaagtttaatacaaaaaaaatggtGAAGTTCAAAACTTTAATCAATCAAAAATTCTTTTAGAAGACAAATGTTTCATTTTATCACAATATTATACTCGCCAACTTTTTTGTCGTTGTCGTGATTTTGTGCTAGTACTCTAAAAATTTGTCATAATTTTGTAGGAACAACACTGCTCTAACACTGTATTTTGCAAAGAAATACATCACTTATCAAGCATATCACTCCACACTCATAGATCCACAAATGGTTTGGTTGGGTCAAAAGTGAGCGGGTTAAAAatggataaatataaaatgagtaaTCATTCAATTCGTTCATATTTGATATGAAtcttcatttagttttattttattataaaagtaaaaataatctttaaaaagaaaatcggGGTTGTTGGGGGAGGGAAATTCAGGGtagagtgaaaaaataaatatttaaaatttaaaatatttttaaaaacaaacttaatttttttttggtgtgggtGGAGGTGGGGGATGATGGtaggaatgaaaaaaataaattttgaagttgaaaatattttttaaaaataaacttaaattatttttttttgggtgggggTGAGGGGGCTGGTATGGGGGTGGGTNNNNNNNNNNNNNNNNNNNNNNNNNNNNNNNNNNNNNNNNNNNNNNNNNNNNNNNNNNNNNNNNNNNNNNNNNNNNNNNNNNNNNNNNNNNNNNNNNNNNNNNNNNNNNNNNNNNNNNNNNNNNNNNNNNNNNNNNNNNNNNNNNNNNNNNNNNNNNNNNNNNNNNNNNNNNNNNNNNNNNNNNNNNNNNNNNNNNNNNNNNNNNNNNNNNNNNNNNNNNNNNNNNNNNNNNNNNNNNNNNNNNNNNNNNNNNNNNNNNNNNNNNNNNNNNNNNNNNNNNNNNNNNNNNNNNNNNNNNNNNNNNNNNNNNNNNNNNNNNNNNNNNNNNNNNNNNNNNNNNNNNNNNNNNNNNNNNNNNNNNNNNNNNNNNNNNNNNNNNNNNNNNNNNNNNNNNNNNNNNNNNNNNNNNNNNNNNNNNNNNNNNNNNNNNNNNNNNNNNNNNNNNNNNNNNNNNNNNNNNNNNNNNNNNNNNNNNNNNNNNNNNNNNNNNNNNNNNNNNNNNNNNNNNNNNNNNNNNNNNNNNNNNNNNNNNNNNNNNNNNNNNNNNNNNNNNNNNNNNNNGGGGGGGGGGGTCGAGGGTAGggatgaaaaaatgaaattataaagttcaaaatattttttaaaaataaactataattttttttggaaagcgTCGATGGAGGTTGAgagttgaaatattaataaggacccatatatgaatattttgaaaattcgCTTCTAAAACTTGATaacaaaagattttttaaaacttcGAAGAAAACTTGCAATACTCATAATTGACCTGTAGTTCACCCATAATATACCCATATTTTAAtggataaaatataaatataatctcAAATATTACCCATATTTAAAATCACTCTTTCAACACATATTTAATGAACTATTTGGACGGATCAGTGAAAATGGGCTTAAATTGCTGGCACAAATCCAATCTAATCTAATGTATGACACTGTGACTTcctatatgatgattttatgtttgtGGCAAATTAATCCAAATCAGTGATTTTACTAATATTGAGTGATATGACCAAACACAACTTCCAATTTGCACAGCCCCCAGCATTGAGCTTAACCAACACACTGTAGGCATTCAAGAGTAAAAGTGTCTCacctcaaccaaaattctaTTTCCTACTATTAAAACCTACATTTTCCAAACCAAGCAGAAAAGACAACATGAACCAAAATTGCTTAATATGATGTAGTGGGTCTGTGACAATGTTACTAAGAGCCTAGACTCACCATGTTTGAAAACTCAGACTAGACACCTCATGTACCAAATTGAGTCTGTAAGACCAATGGAACAGAAATATCGCTACCCCTTTCGTAAAACATTTTCCTTGGAGCGAAAACGATGCATAATACAGAATTTCTGGAATCATCACTACACCCAAACTGCACAACTGATTTTGTGACCAACTTGTGGATGCCAAAAACACCAAAACAAAAGCTCCAGAACAACAATGAAATCTGTTCTCTTTACTGCAACTGCAAACATAACAAAAAGGCTGTAAAAGTAAAAGATACCTTCAGAATATGTAAAACTGTATGGCTGGTCTTGTATAGTTTTTTTGACAACCTTAAGTAAATTCAACGCCAATGTGCTATTTAAATGACAACCTGAAGCCATGAACAGCAATAATGATAAATCACAAAGAGATGATTCAATTTCTGATAACAGATTATAAATCATTTCTGTGCCTAGAGCTTCAAAGCAGCTTTTGCCATTGCGAGTGCTCCTTCATAAGTTTGATTTCCTCCAATAAACCCACTCATATGGACAAAAACACAACCAGGAATTCCTGTTTCCTTGGATAGTTCGTCGTCTCTTAAGCCTCGCCACTGAGATGGAAGGGCTTTCCTGCTCTCAAATCTGTCGGGAGCTACAGCCACCGCTTGCACTCGCCAACCTTTGCTCCTATCATCCTACGCATCATGAAGTCAATGTCACTTTATGTTTCCATGGTAAAATATTGACAGACTCAATTCATTCAGGAAAACGGTGCATGTCTCGAGAAGCAGTGGGGTTATTATCTACTCTCTTCCAAGACAATAAACACTGGAAAGTGTAGCAACATTATTCCTGagcatttttttatttgacataTAACTTTAACAAAAGGCAGATCTTGAGAGACTAATTTAATCCGAAAGCCCACTTATTCGGTCTAACCAACTGATACAACCAGAAAGTATTCACGGGTGATAAGTTTCCAGAAGTGACCTAAAAGCCACACTATAACCAATCATGCTCCTTAGATTTCCACTGCTCGCATAAAAGAGACCCAAAAACAAAGAGCTTAAACAAAAAGATTAGACAAAAACTAAATGAGGCacatcaaatgaaaaaagatTGAAACAGCAAAGGACTCAGGCACCTCGTATAAAACATATTTGATGGGTGGATCAATCTTCATCCCTCCTTCCAGCTCAAACAAATGAAGCTTCCACTGTTAGACAGAAAAGTCAAGAATAAGTATTCTCAGCAAGGAATCACACTAGCAGggaataatatttttctttttcttacgAATCAaagaatttcataaattaaatataccaTGCGAGTAGAAAGTGAGTGACTGGCTAATCAACCCTATCATACATGGAACATCTTCTACACCTAAAAATACATGCAACACGGGAACCTATATCACTTATGGGATCTCGCTACTCTGGAATAACTTTCCGTTTCTTCATCCAAACAGTTCAGCTGCttctttcttcatcaatctATGTGGCCTACAAGTCATGATTGTCTCCTCTACATTCCTTGATATTGCCAGCAAGATCAGATGATGAACATGCAAGAATCTGCAACTGCATAGTATTTTGCAGTGCAATAGAATATGATCACTTCAGTGTCTTCCCCACTTTCTCTACACAAAATATTAGCTCCCTACCATTCGCTTCCTTGGATTATTCTTGAGATGAAATCCTGgtttatatgtgaatatgatataCAAAAAGAACTAGGGGAAGGAATACCTAGTAGAAGGGTTCTTCCTAGcaatatattataatatctaCAAGTAAAAAAGATACAGGAGGATCTCTGTTATTTTCAGTAAGTACATAATGTTAACAGATTCGAGTAAAAATAGATTAACTCCACTTTTACTGGCATACAAGTGACATAAAAAAGCTAATATGACATTCAAAAAGCTTGTCCATTCATATTAGTCACTATGAAAGGAAATTGATGAACGGTTTttcttatagaaaaaaaaaggctAATATGTAGTTCCTAATCTTAATATACATTAAGCCACAAAAGTCAAAAACTTTTGGCTCACATGAGCAAAACATTTGTAATGATGCACAGACTGCCTGATGCAAAAAGGCTTCAGGCTATTCAATACTTACTGGACAAAATGTAGACCAAACAACAATCTCTCCACTAGGATCAATCTTGTGTCTTGCAGAAACGCACTCCAATACGATAGAACGAGCTGGTAACCATGATCTTGCATAATAGCGGACACTCTGTGTATTAACAAGCATGTTAACTCAGGTAAAAGAAAGTGAACCATATGCTTATTTTAAAACCTATGTCTTCCAGAATTAAAGTATTGTGCAAATGACCGAAGACCGTCAGGTGCCAAAAAAGCACAATCTGAGAACAAACCATATGACTAGCCAAAGACAACAGTAAGAGAACTTTTTAGCTCTTTTGAGAAAGTCTTACATCCAAGAACTCACTGCCAGCTAAATCCATTGCACGTTGGAAAGCTTCATTCTCCCGTTCAGAAGACTGATCAGGTTCAGTCCAATCCAAGTTAAATCTTCCAACTCGAGAGGACAAGTGGGTATTGTTTACATATCTAGGTGGCTGATCTGTATCGTACTGATTGATTCCATTATCGATTGCATCAATTGCCTGTACACAGTAAGCAAGAATATTAGGCTTACTAATATTGGAGACATGTTAGCTTGATCCTTAAATTATATCACATGAAATCAGCTCCCGGATGCGAGAGTTTAATAAGtaaaacttgaaaatatttgtaataGTATCAACtactaaagaaaaataagaatccAATCACATAGATTCAGTCGAAACATCACTtagttgaaaatgaaaagaatccaagaaaaaactataatttCTCAGATACAATCCTCACCTCCATGAAGCTCTTGTAAACAGCTAGAAACAACTTATGCACGTCCGGGTGTTCTTCATCAACTTGGAGCTCCTTTGCAATGATCTCCTTCCCAAAATGCTAAGAAACATGAAGAGGGCAAGTAAATAGAAATTCAACAGCATATGAacttaacaaaaataaacttgGTCTAAGTGATTTTCCAGCCAAATCGGACTAGCTTGgatataaaatatatctaaCCAACAATCAGCAGAGTAAATCGAGTCGTGACTAGGATGCAACATCTGTTGAATTTAAGCTCACTACAGAATAATTGTTGTACATTCAAAGGATTTAAAATACATCTAGCCAACCACCAATCGgacaattttttcttaaaatctcaaggaaatgaaataactaaagCATTTCCCTTCGGAACATACCAATTGGTATGAAGGGTGGCTAGTCACTCGGGGCTCGTTTGATAGAGTGTATTAGGGTCGTTTGATAGTGTATTAGGaatataatgcatgtattagcCATGTGTATTGCTAGTACCTTGTTTGGTACTCTTTTTCaacctatgtataactaatgttTGCATTATTTATACACTCTACTGTGTATTAAGGTGTGCATTGCTAATGCCATGGATTTCTAGGTATTAGCAATGCAAATGCATGCATTAACATGAATACATGATAAAAGACCCAATTGCCCCTCAAAACCTTTTTTACATCTTTTCCACCATAAAAGTGTGGAGGGTATcttgtaaataatatttttaatgcaATACATACTATGTTTAATCCATCAAAACAAACATGCATTAAAATAACAAGCATAACCAATACATGCATTGCTAATGCAAGCATT is a genomic window containing:
- the LOC107002951 gene encoding UPF0160 protein; its protein translation is MFSVLTRTLLQNPKPFTFNFLKHQSPLAFSLMATANSSSFSPVSSPSNHVSPKRVGTHHGSFHCDEALGCFMIRLTNKYYNAEIVRTRDNQVLETLDAVLDVGGVYDPSRDRYDHHQKGFEEVFGYGFTTKLSSAGLVYKHFGKEIIAKELQVDEEHPDVHKLFLAVYKSFMEAIDAIDNGINQYDTDQPPRYVNNTHLSSRVGRFNLDWTEPDQSSERENEAFQRAMDLAGSEFLDSVRYYARSWLPARSIVLECVSARHKIDPSGEIVVWSTFCPWKLHLFELEGGMKIDPPIKYVLYEDDRSKGWRVQAVAVAPDRFESRKALPSQWRGLRDDELSKETGIPGCVFVHMSGFIGGNQTYEGALAMAKAALKL